One genomic segment of Clavelina lepadiformis chromosome 3, kaClaLepa1.1, whole genome shotgun sequence includes these proteins:
- the LOC143448343 gene encoding ras-related protein Rap-2a-like produces MKEFKVVVLGSGGVGKSALTVQFVTGTFAEKYDPTIEDFYRKEIEVDQSPSILEILDTAGTEQFASMRDLYIKNGQGFILVYSLVNAQSFHDIKPMREQICRLKGTDKVPIVLVGNKVDLESEREVRTVDGAALANEWGCPFLETSAKSKRNVDELFAEIVRETNFISQPQKSGDCCTIL; encoded by the exons atgaAAGAATTCAAGGTTGTTGTGCTTGGCTCAGGAGGAGTTGGCAAAAGTGCCTTGACTGTCCAGTTTGTTACTGGAACCTTTGCTGAAAAATATGACCCGACCATTGAAGATTTTTATAG aAAGGAAATTGAAGTGGACCAGTCTCCATCAATACTAGAAATTCTTGACACTGCTGGAACTGAACAGTTTGCATCTATGAGAGATTTATACATAAAGAATGGTCAAGGCTTCATATTGGTATACTCTCTAGTTAATGCACAGTCCTTTCATGACATTAAACCAATGAGAGAACAAATCTGTCGATTGAAAGGAACCGACAAAGTTCCAATTGTATTAGTTGGAAACAAG GTTGACCTTGAATCAGAGCGAGAAGTCCGTACAGTTGATGGCGCCGCACTTGCAAATGAATGGGGCTGCCCTTTTCTTGAAACATCAGCCAAGAGCAAGCGGAATGTTGATGAGCTTTTTGCTGAAATTGTCagagaaacaaattttatttcacaacCCCAGAAAAGTGGGGACTGCTGCACAATATTATAG